From Candidatus Hydrogenedentota bacterium, the proteins below share one genomic window:
- a CDS encoding DUF1592 domain-containing protein, with translation MKRRIYSERGVAGLPGRRIVCAGALSIAAALAGEGCQSVPPGERAAPPELSASASPSSEFFAKHCYDCHGADVQKGGLDFEALIKAHGAINDLELLDKIIQVVSTGEMPPKNPPEPAEVEGFVAALQQQRELQLAAMKPTAGRVTVRRLNRVEYNNTVRDLLGVESTPAEAFPPDDTGYGFDNIGDVLTLSPMLAEKYLDVAEEIVGDALAREMAEYGKISPANRRILVCNHAIPEHDAVCAERIIKTLAPRAYRRPVTKDEIEKLEALYQLAIDSGDGFSEGLELALQAMLVSPHFLFRVEGERVAADPAADFRVANYDYASRLSYFLWSSMPDEELMACAQDGTIRHPRTLRDQVGRMLRDPRSKALAENFGGQWLQIRNLKRVDPDPGKFPQFTDDLREAMATETNLFFESVVKEDRSLLEFIDADYTYVNEALAKHYGIDGIAGPEFQRVSVDPSVRGGLLGQASVLTVTSLPTRTSPVIRGLWVLENMLASAPPPPPPDVPPLDEVKIDSSATLRQKLEMHRENPSCASCHNRMDPLGFGLENYDAIGAWRTEDNSQPLDTSGVLPDGKTFAGPGELKRVLLERKTDFTRCLTEKMLTYALGRGVEDFDTPVIDGIVAGVEQRDYRFSALIYEIVRSLPFTRQEIEAEAS, from the coding sequence ATGAAACGCCGAATTTATTCAGAGCGCGGCGTTGCGGGCTTGCCGGGGCGCCGCATCGTGTGCGCCGGTGCGCTCAGCATTGCAGCGGCACTGGCGGGCGAAGGCTGCCAGAGCGTGCCCCCGGGCGAGCGCGCCGCACCACCAGAGCTGTCCGCCTCCGCGAGTCCGTCCAGCGAGTTCTTTGCGAAGCATTGCTATGACTGCCACGGGGCCGACGTACAAAAAGGGGGCTTGGACTTCGAGGCCCTGATCAAGGCGCACGGCGCGATCAACGACTTGGAACTCCTCGACAAGATCATTCAGGTGGTCTCCACCGGCGAGATGCCGCCCAAGAATCCGCCCGAGCCCGCCGAAGTCGAAGGTTTCGTTGCCGCGCTCCAGCAACAGCGCGAGTTACAGCTTGCCGCCATGAAACCCACCGCCGGGCGCGTTACCGTGCGCCGGTTGAACCGGGTGGAATACAACAACACGGTGCGCGATCTGCTTGGCGTCGAATCCACCCCGGCGGAGGCCTTTCCCCCGGATGACACGGGCTACGGATTCGACAACATCGGCGATGTCCTCACCCTTTCGCCCATGCTGGCTGAGAAGTATCTTGATGTGGCGGAGGAAATCGTGGGCGATGCGCTGGCCCGGGAGATGGCGGAGTATGGCAAGATCTCGCCCGCGAACCGCCGCATTCTGGTGTGCAATCACGCCATTCCCGAGCACGACGCCGTTTGTGCAGAGCGCATTATCAAGACGCTGGCTCCCCGGGCCTATCGGCGCCCGGTAACGAAGGACGAGATCGAAAAACTTGAGGCGCTCTACCAGTTGGCCATCGACTCGGGCGACGGTTTCAGCGAAGGGCTGGAACTGGCCCTCCAGGCCATGCTCGTGTCGCCCCACTTCCTCTTCCGCGTCGAAGGCGAGCGGGTCGCCGCCGACCCCGCCGCCGACTTTCGCGTCGCCAATTATGACTATGCCTCCCGCCTGTCCTATTTCCTCTGGAGCAGTATGCCCGATGAAGAACTGATGGCCTGCGCCCAGGATGGCACCATCCGCCATCCGCGCACCCTGCGCGACCAGGTGGGCCGGATGCTGCGCGATCCCCGGTCGAAGGCGCTGGCGGAGAACTTCGGCGGCCAGTGGCTCCAGATCCGCAACCTGAAGCGGGTCGATCCCGATCCGGGCAAGTTTCCCCAGTTCACCGACGATCTGCGGGAGGCCATGGCCACCGAGACCAACCTGTTCTTTGAATCGGTGGTGAAAGAAGATCGCAGCCTGCTCGAATTTATCGATGCGGACTACACGTATGTGAACGAAGCGCTGGCCAAACATTATGGGATCGACGGCATCGCAGGGCCCGAGTTTCAACGGGTCAGCGTGGATCCCAGTGTGCGCGGGGGCCTGCTGGGCCAGGCGAGCGTGCTGACGGTGACTTCGCTGCCCACGCGCACTTCACCCGTGATTCGCGGGCTGTGGGTGCTGGAAAACATGCTGGCTTCCGCGCCGCCACCACCGCCGCCGGACGTGCCGCCTCTGGACGAGGTGAAGATCGATTCCAGCGCCACGCTCCGCCAGAAGCTGGAGATGCACCGGGAAAACCCGAGCTGCGCGAGTTGTCACAACCGCATGGATCCCCTGGGCTTCGGCCTGGAGAACTACGACGCCATCGGCGCGTGGCGCACGGAAGACAACAGCCAGCCGCTGGACACTTCCGGCGTACTGCCCGACGGTAAGACCTTCGCCGGACCGGGCGAACTGAAGCGGGTGCTGCTGGAGCGCAAGACCGATTTTACTCGCTGCCTGACGGAAAAAATGCTAACCTATGCACTGGGCCGGGGTGTCGAAGATTTCGACACCCCCGTAATCGACGGCATCGTGGCGGGAGTCGAGCAGCGTGACTACCGATTCTCGGCGCTGATTTACGAGATTGTGCGGAGCTTGCCTTTCACCCGGCAGGAAATCGAAGCAGAGGCATCATGA
- a CDS encoding DUF1559 domain-containing protein — protein sequence MSRKGFTLIELLVVIAIIGILAAILLPALARAREAARRASCQNNLKQLGLAFKMYANESRSEKFPQRKPLKCNGALSTDTIFDGEAIIPEYLSDVNVVFCPSWMNESSAQDRYDRARGNNNGVVEACELTKEPYDYTGWLILDDLNILGAAKVDTLGAGKNGQFEELDFIGTPWGDLGAQNAATLGAANDQDFRASAFPGSQAGGGDTLFRLREGVERFLVTDINNPGGSAQAQSHVPVMWDHITTAENDVPHKPGGCNVLYMDGHDVFVKYPAELFPVTAASARTFARYNRVFDGF from the coding sequence ATGTCGCGTAAAGGTTTTACCCTCATCGAGTTACTGGTTGTAATCGCCATCATCGGCATACTGGCGGCGATCCTGCTGCCAGCCCTGGCGAGAGCCCGGGAGGCCGCACGGCGGGCCTCCTGCCAGAACAATTTGAAACAACTGGGACTGGCCTTCAAGATGTACGCCAACGAGTCCCGCAGCGAGAAGTTCCCGCAGCGAAAACCCCTGAAATGCAACGGGGCGTTATCAACGGACACTATTTTCGACGGCGAGGCGATCATTCCCGAGTACCTGAGCGACGTCAATGTCGTGTTTTGCCCGAGCTGGATGAACGAGTCCAGCGCCCAGGACCGCTATGATCGGGCGCGGGGCAACAACAACGGGGTAGTCGAAGCCTGCGAATTGACCAAGGAGCCCTACGACTATACGGGCTGGCTGATACTGGACGACTTGAACATTCTCGGCGCCGCCAAAGTGGACACGCTGGGCGCCGGGAAGAATGGGCAATTTGAGGAACTGGACTTCATCGGGACCCCCTGGGGTGATCTGGGGGCGCAAAACGCCGCCACCCTCGGCGCGGCAAATGACCAGGATTTTCGGGCGAGCGCCTTTCCCGGATCGCAGGCGGGTGGGGGCGATACGCTCTTCCGGCTGCGCGAGGGCGTCGAGCGCTTCCTGGTCACGGATATTAACAATCCCGGGGGAAGCGCCCAGGCCCAGAGCCACGTGCCGGTGATGTGGGACCACATTACAACGGCGGAAAACGACGTGCCGCACAAACCGGGCGGCTGCAACGTGCTGTACATGGACGGCCACGACGTCTTTGTGAAGTACCCTGCGGAGCTATTCCCCGTGACGGCCGCGAGCGCCCGCACCTTTGCGCGCTACAACCGCGTCTTTGACGGATTCTGA